One stretch of Brettanomyces nanus chromosome 4, complete sequence DNA includes these proteins:
- a CDS encoding uncharacterized protein (BUSCO:EOG093412YN~EggNog:ENOG41), translating into MFLLRPRTVLHGHLLTQSLGLRQLPKISRTFHNLAVAFNEQKDKKKYVFLKKQKLEGFSSSTGEEKPQPSSEQQAEFNEAYGATKKTQTTFWALAIVFIAVAGVEVYRKRDEFMKWYNSKEAPDAELNIESPNAEISSRKVFHLDKKLHKVTNPNPSSVPGLYVCGNNKHGISSEDSKLEQQLVMKRLSIFDNVLARSVCLGKKSGALVDDHGDLFQWGEGFGGDSKHPTVKGENLLKAEISNDTIYALNSKGEVVYLPESMEDQKYFSSKKKTWLGTQVKAFKRLTVTEPIQDIQCGKEHIVLLTRDGEVYTAATGFSKPIERSWGQFGLPNFSQFDEPPRINEVHNVTLLNKFVEDGKLRKRHIKQIAAGDFFTMCLDSMGRVWAFGKNTFGSIGREMDYNSEVISYPSEVKLVSKYFKRDELPRGISIAAGGDTAFATYASSNMYHLFEKSLQEDVSFGMEDIKDQELENLVHMAWGHGLKGQLGSGHYIHGQYEPTKIKNLNDIKEYNESTQRVEEIGVKSWAVGGSHIMVTLTNNDVYGWGDNEFGQLGNGRHGRVPEAVPMPSLLEPDDTRKTMTLTEVINDRLQLADTNKFQQIIAVGPDTTAVYYKRK; encoded by the coding sequence ATGTTTTTGCTTAGGCCAAGAACTGTATTGCACGGACATTTGCTAACTCAATCATTGGGGTTGCGGCAATTGCCAAAGATTTCACGGACATTCCATAACCTTGCTGTTGCCTTTAACGAACaaaaggataagaagaagtacGTATTTCTtaagaagcagaagcttGAAGGTTTTTCTTCCAGTACTGGTGAAGAAAAACCTCAACCATCTTCAGAACAGCAAGCCGAATTCAACGAAGCATATGGAGCTACCAAGAAAACTCAAACAACTTTTTGGGCTCTGGCCATTGTGTTCATTGCTGTTGCAGGTGTTGAAGTTTATaggaaaagagatgaatttATGAAGTGGTACAATAGTAAGGAAGCTCCTGATGCTGAATTGAATATAGAGTCTCCAAATGCGGAGATTTCTAGCAGGAAGGTGTTCCATTTGGACAAGAAATTACACAAAGTGACTAatccaaatccttcaagtgTTCCCGGATTATACGTTTGTGGTAACAACAAACATGGAATCTCATCTGAGGACTCTAAATTGGAGCAACAACTTGTTATGAAAAGGTTGAGTATTTTTGACAACGTTCTTGCCAGATCCGTTTGCTTGGGCAAAAAGTCCGGTGCCTTGGTGGATGATCATGGTGATTTATTTCAGTGGGGAGAGGGCTTTGGAGGCGATTCCAAACATCCAACAGTTAAAGGAGAAAATTTGCTCAAGGCTGAAATCAGCAATGATACAATATATGCTTTGAACTCCAAAGGTGAGGTAGTTTACCTACCAGAAAGCATGGAAGACCAGAAGTATTTCTCGAGTAAGAAAAAAACGTGGCTGGGTACCCAGGTAAAAGCTTTTAAGAGGCTTACTGTTACCGAGCCCATACAGGACATTCAATGCGGCAAAGAACACATTGTACTCCTCACTAGAGACGGAGAAGTTTATACTGCGGCTACAGGATTTTCAAAGCCAATCGAGAGATCATGGGGACAGTTTGGCTTACCAAACTTTTCACAATTTGATGAACCTCCCAGAATTAACGAGGTCCACAACGTGACACTTTTGAATAAGTTTGTGGAAGATGGCAAgctcagaaagagacataTCAAACAGATCGCTGCTGGAGACTTCTTCACGATGTGTTTGGACTCCATGGGCAGAGTTTGGGCCTTTGGAAAAAATACTTTTGGttcaattggaagagaaatggACTATAATTCAGAAGTGATTTCTTATCCGTCAGAGGTAAAACTTGTGTCCAAATACTTTAAACGGGACGAGCTTCCTCGGGGCATTAGCATCGCTGCAGGTGGAGATACTGCATTTGCTACTTATGCGTCTTCCAATATGTACCACCTTTTTGAGAAGTCTTTGCAGGAAGATGTATCGTTTGGTATGGAGGACATTAAAGATCAGGAGCTCGAAAATTTGGTGCATATGGCATGGGGTCATGGCTTAAAGGGACAGCTTGGATCGGGCCATTACATTCATGGGCAATATGAACCAaccaagatcaaaaatTTGAATGATATCAAGGAATACAATGAAAGTACACAGAGGGTGGAGGAGATAGGCGTCAAGTCGTGGGCTGTTGGCGGAAGTCATATTATGGTTACATTGACCAACAACGATGTTTATGGATGGGGGGACAATGAATTTGGTCAACTAGGCAATGGCAGGCATGGCAGAGTTCCTGAAGCAGTTCCCATGCCTTCATTACTAGAACCAGATGATACCAGGAAGACTATGACTTTAACTGAGGTGATCAACGATCGCTTGCAATTGGCGGACACCAATAAATTCCAGCAAATTATCGCAGTTGGTCCTGATACAACTGCCGTGTATTACAAGAGAAAGTAA
- a CDS encoding uncharacterized protein (BUSCO:EOG0934138A~EggNog:ENOG41), with product MAPARSKSTEKRRNEFPDRGNSTKNQKVTEPGAMSLRQTAEEDARSKGYFQPKLFTAEYEENLKNQVDKAGPYPWGSITNLIDDDILRNVRKEILSEIHFTKKETDIYKVFQSGDLANLSGLSEDMRKRLPSLYKVRSALYSQAFRDLVSSVTGCGKLSGSKMDISIHLYNRTCHLLTHDDVIGSRRVSYILYMPDPDRTWKPSNGGALRLFDSIVPNVPKSDPYAQLSPQFNQIAFFKVQPGFSFHDVGEVISSKQRLSLQGWFHVPQPGDNGYIPGEQEKSESKSTLEQLETEELKEYDFPKMELNDISEQEAKQFTLDLTAEDNKYLMKYMNPLLMSEGSIKQLQNTFSENSVVDIVSFLNDEYATLFRKQMRHFELNEYPSMPSKQEEVNFPWKLAIPSHKRRYLYIDGKPEEDISTAQSIQRINETYADEQPNFKLTEDIFKLLNNEEKHDEVLMKMKVESDNDATTYNEVSASLCELASLFKSVAFGKWLYQVTKLEVLKDKIFIRRFRPGHDFILATKIDERSRKEDDSSFLDGVLEATLNLTPTTGWEHGEWGAYELCMMDEEAEKPEESEGKVYEDEAAIYRSSDSDESVAYESQACWNKLCLLFRDPSVMKFVKYISYDSPGSRWDITASWLCKDAEE from the coding sequence ATGGCGCCAGCTCGTTCTAAATCAACcgagaagagaagaaatgagtTTCCTGATAGGGGGAATTCGACCAAAAATCAGAAGGTGACAGAACCTGGTGCGATGTCTCTCAGACAGACAGCGGAGGAAGACGCTCGGTCAAAGGGCTATTTTCAACCAAAGCTTTTTACAGCTGAATATgaggagaacttgaaaaacCAGGTTGACAAGGCCGGTCCTTATCCATGGGGGTCTATTACtaatttgattgatgacgatattCTACGCAATGTTAGAAAGGAGATCTTAAGCGAAATTCATTTCACCAAGAAGGAAACCGACATTTATAAAGTGTTCCAGAGTGGagatttggccaacttgTCGGGACTATCCGAAGATATGAGAAAGCGTCTTCCAAGTTTGTACAAAGTGCGATCCGCTCTTTACTCGCAGGCTTTCAGAGATTTAGTTTCTTCTGTCACAGGCTGTGGCAAGTTGAGTGGCTCCAAAATGGATATCAGTATTCATTTATACAACAGGACTTGTCATCTTTTGACTCACGATGATGTTATTGGCTCCAGAAGGGTCAGTTACATCCTCTACATGCCAGATCCTGATAGAACGTGGAAACCATCTAATGGAGGTGCCTTGAGATTGTTTGATTCCATTGTGCCTAACGTTCCAAAATCTGATCCATATGCTCAACTTAGTCCTCAGTTTAACCAGAttgctttcttcaaagttcAACCCGGGTTTTCGTTTCACGATGTTGGAGAAGTCATCTCCTCGAAGCAAAGACTTTCATTGCAAGGCTGGTTTCATGTACCCCAGCCAGGGGACAATGGCTATATTCCAGGGGAACAGGAAAAATCGGAATCGAAATCTACTCTTGAACAGCTTGAAActgaagagttgaaagagtACGATTTCCCCAAGATGGAGTTGAATGATATATCTGAGCAAGAGGCTAAACAGTTCACCCTTGACTTGACGGCTGAAGATAACaaatatttgatgaagtaCATGAATCCGCTGCTTATGAGTGAGGGTTCAATAAAACAGTTGCAAAATACCTTCTCGGAGAATTCGGTCGTTGATATCGTGTCATTCTTAAACGATGAATACGCAACATTGTTCAGAAAGCAGATGAGACATTTCGAATTGAATGAGTATCCGTCAATGCCTTCGAAGCAGGAAGAGGTGAATTTCCCTTGGAAATTAGCAATTCCATCACACAAACGTAGATATCTGTACATTGACGGCAAACCGGAAGAGGACATCTCGACAGCGCAATCAATTCAGAGGATTAACGAGACATATGCAGACGAGCAACCTAACTTTAAGCTCACTGAAGACATTTTCAAACTATTAAATAATGAGGAGAAGCATGATGAGGTattaatgaagatgaaagtCGAATCTGATAACGATGCAACGACGTACAATGAAGTTTCTGCATCACTATGTGAGTTAGCCTCATTATTCAAAAGTGTTGCATTCGGCAAATGGCTCTACCAAGTGACCAAACTTGAAGTTTTGAAGGACAAGATTTTTATCAGACGGTTCAGGCCAGGTCACGACTTTATTCTTGCAACTAAGATCGACGAGCGTTCTCGaaaggaagatgattcttCGTTCTTGGACGGAGTGCTTGAGGccactttgaatttgaCTCCAACTACAGGTTGGGAACACGGTGAATGGGGTGCTTATGAACTTTGTATGATGGATGAGGAGGCTGAAAAACCGGAGGAAAGCGAAGGCAAGGTATATGAAGACGAAGCTGCTATCTACAGGTCTTCGGATTCAGATGAATCCGTTGCTTACGAATCCCAAGCGTGCTGGAATAAGCTCTGCTTGCTGTTCCGTGATCCTAGTGTGATGAAGTTTGTGAAGTACATTAGTTACGATTCACCAGGATCTAGGTGGGATATTACTGCCTCTTGGTTATGTAAAGATGCTGAAGAGTAG